Proteins found in one Dehalococcoidia bacterium genomic segment:
- a CDS encoding SDR family NAD(P)-dependent oxidoreductase, protein MDPKGKVAIVTGGGSGIGRATALALASAGAAVVVADVDEEGGRETVRLVEDKGGRAAFVAVDVTRWEDLERMVAFAEETFGGLDILHNNAGVTTGRPRFPETPRQQWERTLNVDLWSVIAGVQVAVPAMRRRGGGVIVNTASLAGIIGYQPDPVYCAAKHGVVGLTRSLVFLKDEANIRVNCVCPGVVDTPLVYRGLQDLEGPEAEQWRAYLQNMPKLRPEEVAEAVMTFVRDDSLAGEAMGLLPGSAPRLIPPPIQLQRDPSQRLR, encoded by the coding sequence ATGGACCCTAAGGGCAAGGTAGCGATAGTCACTGGCGGCGGCTCGGGCATAGGTCGGGCCACCGCACTGGCCCTGGCATCTGCCGGCGCTGCCGTGGTGGTGGCCGACGTGGACGAGGAGGGCGGACGCGAGACGGTGCGCCTCGTAGAGGATAAGGGCGGCCGCGCCGCCTTCGTGGCGGTGGACGTGACCCGCTGGGAGGACCTGGAGCGGATGGTAGCCTTCGCCGAAGAGACCTTCGGCGGTCTGGACATCCTGCACAACAATGCCGGCGTCACCACCGGACGCCCGCGTTTTCCCGAGACTCCCAGGCAGCAATGGGAGCGCACGCTGAACGTAGACCTGTGGTCCGTCATTGCCGGTGTGCAGGTGGCGGTGCCGGCCATGCGTCGTCGCGGGGGCGGCGTCATCGTCAACACCGCCTCCCTGGCGGGCATCATCGGCTACCAGCCCGACCCGGTCTACTGCGCTGCCAAGCACGGGGTGGTGGGGCTCACCCGCTCGCTGGTCTTCCTCAAGGACGAGGCCAACATACGGGTCAACTGCGTCTGTCCCGGTGTGGTGGACACGCCGCTAGTGTATCGCGGCCTGCAGGACCTGGAAGGCCCCGAGGCAGAGCAGTGGCGCGCCTATCTGCAGAACATGCCCAAGCTTAGGCCAGAGGAGGTGGCCGAGGCCGTCATGACCTTCGTGCGGGACGACTCCCTCGCTGGCGAGGCGATGGGCCTGCTGCCGGGAAGCGCGCCCAGGCTCATCCCGCCGCCCATCCAGCTACAGCGGGACCCATCGCAGCGACTGCGCTAG
- a CDS encoding phosphotransferase family protein has translation MGKDVPGIKMDNLVAWFRANVAEVQDLEARLIGHGRSNLTYKLEAPDGRAWVLRRPPLSHVQPTAHDMAREFRVLSALKDTEVPVPRPLAFCGDAEVIGAQFYIMEFVDGFVPSNPQEVARRYDEAQRRRMAEELIDDLVKLHAIRPDEVGLSDFGRPEGYLARQVRRFSEQWQRIKYREVPELDELCRRLNSFTMPESDHSIVHGDYRLDNAILDEQGHIIAILDWEMATLGDPLADLGMLRMYWARGEDDALRVAAGGLTALPGFPSWEEVAQRYAQKSGRDLVNLDYYIVLAHFKLAVILENMYARYLAGGTVGEGFELVGEQAINLARRGLEVANRSNMPQLRGEQA, from the coding sequence ATGGGAAAGGACGTCCCCGGCATCAAGATGGACAACCTGGTGGCTTGGTTTCGGGCCAACGTGGCCGAGGTCCAGGACCTGGAGGCGCGGCTTATCGGTCACGGACGCTCCAACCTCACCTACAAGCTGGAAGCGCCCGATGGCCGCGCCTGGGTGCTCAGGCGCCCGCCCCTCTCCCACGTTCAGCCCACCGCCCACGATATGGCCCGCGAGTTCCGCGTCCTCTCGGCCCTCAAGGACACGGAGGTGCCGGTGCCACGGCCCCTGGCCTTCTGCGGCGATGCCGAGGTCATCGGCGCCCAGTTCTACATCATGGAGTTCGTGGACGGCTTCGTGCCCTCCAACCCCCAGGAGGTGGCCCGCCGCTACGACGAGGCCCAGCGCCGCCGCATGGCCGAGGAGCTCATCGACGACCTGGTCAAGCTGCACGCCATTCGGCCCGATGAGGTGGGCCTCTCGGACTTCGGTCGCCCCGAAGGCTACCTGGCGCGGCAGGTGAGGCGTTTCAGCGAGCAGTGGCAGCGCATCAAGTACCGAGAGGTGCCGGAACTGGACGAGCTGTGCCGCCGACTCAACAGCTTCACCATGCCCGAGAGCGACCATTCCATCGTCCACGGCGACTACAGGCTGGACAACGCCATTCTGGATGAGCAGGGCCACATCATCGCCATCCTGGACTGGGAGATGGCTACCCTGGGCGACCCCCTGGCAGACCTGGGAATGCTACGCATGTACTGGGCGCGGGGCGAGGACGACGCCCTGCGGGTGGCAGCGGGTGGCCTGACAGCCCTGCCTGGCTTCCCTTCGTGGGAAGAAGTGGCCCAGCGCTACGCCCAGAAGAGCGGCCGTGACCTGGTGAACCTGGACTACTACATCGTCCTGGCCCACTTCAAGCTGGCGGTCATCCTGGAGAACATGTACGCCCGCTACCTGGCAGGTGGCACGGTGGGCGAGGGGTTCGAACTGGTCGGAGAGCAGGCCATCAACCTGGCCCGCCGCGGCCTGGAGGTCGCCAACCGCTCCAACATGCCCCAGCTACGGGGCGAGCAGGCCTAG
- a CDS encoding acyl-CoA dehydrogenase family protein — MAIDFTLPPDIEEVRRKVRAFIDGEVTPVERELQDAPREEWVRAIGRLRQRAREQGLWNPHLPPEWGGMGLRPVAMAFVQAEAARAGIGPFVLNCQAPDEPNMQTLLHWGTDEQKEKYLRPLAEGRVRSCFAMTEPEVAGSDPTLIQTRAVQEGDYWVINGHKWFASGARGASFAIVIACTDPDADPPQARNSAFIVDIPTEGWELVRTISTMGGEGNHGEIYLRNVRVPAANMLGPRGHGHLLGQFRLGHGRLAHCMRWIGQAEMALEMMVDRALKRYAHGSYLYEKQAIRWMIAESAMEIYIAKLMVLHSAYKIEQGLPFRQEVAMAKVHVANTLWRVIDRAIQVHGALGYSTDTPLERMMRGARAARLVDGADEVHMDFIARQVIDAFREKGSVKSALGDLL; from the coding sequence ATGGCCATCGATTTCACCCTGCCGCCGGACATCGAGGAGGTGCGCAGGAAGGTCCGCGCCTTCATCGATGGCGAAGTGACGCCGGTGGAAAGGGAGCTGCAGGACGCTCCCCGCGAGGAGTGGGTGAGGGCCATAGGCCGTCTGCGCCAGCGGGCGCGGGAGCAGGGCCTCTGGAACCCTCACCTGCCCCCCGAGTGGGGCGGCATGGGGCTGCGGCCGGTGGCCATGGCCTTCGTCCAGGCCGAGGCGGCCCGGGCCGGCATCGGCCCCTTCGTGCTCAACTGTCAGGCCCCCGACGAGCCCAATATGCAGACCCTCCTGCACTGGGGCACCGACGAGCAGAAGGAGAAGTACCTGCGCCCCCTGGCCGAGGGGCGCGTCCGCTCCTGCTTCGCCATGACCGAGCCGGAGGTGGCCGGCTCCGACCCCACCCTCATCCAGACGCGGGCGGTGCAGGAGGGCGATTACTGGGTCATCAACGGACACAAGTGGTTCGCTTCGGGCGCCAGGGGCGCCTCCTTCGCCATCGTCATCGCCTGCACCGACCCCGATGCCGACCCGCCCCAGGCCCGCAACTCGGCCTTCATCGTGGACATCCCCACCGAGGGCTGGGAGCTGGTTCGCACCATCAGCACCATGGGCGGCGAGGGGAATCACGGCGAAATCTACTTGCGCAACGTGCGGGTGCCGGCCGCCAACATGCTGGGCCCCCGCGGCCATGGGCACCTGCTGGGCCAGTTCCGCCTGGGCCACGGACGCCTGGCCCACTGCATGCGCTGGATCGGCCAGGCGGAGATGGCCCTGGAGATGATGGTCGACAGGGCCCTGAAGCGCTACGCCCACGGCTCCTACCTCTACGAGAAGCAGGCCATCCGCTGGATGATCGCCGAGTCGGCCATGGAGATCTACATCGCCAAGCTGATGGTGCTGCACTCGGCCTACAAGATCGAGCAGGGCCTGCCCTTCCGCCAGGAGGTGGCCATGGCCAAGGTCCACGTTGCCAACACCCTGTGGCGGGTCATCGACCGGGCCATCCAGGTCCACGGCGCCCTGGGCTACTCTACCGACACGCCCCTCGAGCGGATGATGCGGGGGGCCCGCGCTGCCCGCCTGGTGGACGGGGCCGACGAAGTCCACATGGACTTCATCGCCCGCCAGGTCATCGACGCCTTCCGCGAGAAGGGGTCCGTCAAGTCAGCCCTGGGCGACCTCCTGTAG